The following proteins come from a genomic window of Pseudochaenichthys georgianus chromosome 17, fPseGeo1.2, whole genome shotgun sequence:
- the LOC139435676 gene encoding golgin subfamily A member 6-like protein 22 produces MDRTKSDQSNKETSDSQNDESLLQFDAETVKLLVMRGDELFECVTIWEERYGALEERYSALEEEMETKEAQHKQQLEENLVTINLLKRREEELLQSQEKSTKDLAEKQQSWESEKQGMKSVVEKTNYQAARNHTLESEKQKMEWKVKGVMKHNSQQTFRIHTLEKEVHKLVLQLKEQGDKISEDQQPMETKLKEVSQEKDNLAKKSLSCETELKQVEAKLKQVEEENERLAKNNNSSEMDINQLKDQMREKEEKFFKDLAEKHLSWETTLKQVEATCKQVEKQKNHLAKINKSWETDVKQLKDKMREQEEKFSEDLAENHLSWESETHQLEDERREMETTLTQVEESKKKLAEENHSLELDVQLKDSLVKQFEKDMKVQEEKSSKQHQSWETKASLMETEIKEVTQEKEDLAQTLQSQATEFKEMQAQLHQAEDENNLSRETKEEMKEQKEKCSRDLSQKQQSWETTVHLMETQLEEVKEDLAQTRLSWAAKEKKMEDEKTLLEDLCLHMKNKSRGLFARRRATEERDAILQKMLRKMQEKEMGKEAKGEKEEKEEAGRQ; encoded by the coding sequence ATGGATAGAACAAAGTCAGACCAGAGCAACAAGGAGACATCCGACAGCCAGAACGATGAGAGTCTCCTGCAGTTTGATGCAGAGACGGTCAAACTGCTCGTGATGAGAGGAGATGAACTCTTTGAGTGTGTGACAATCTGGGAGGAAAGATACGGCGCTCTGGAGGAAAGATACAGCGCTCTGGAGGAGGAGATGGAAACTAAAGAGGCTCAACACAAGCAGCAGCTGGAGGAGAACCTGGTGACCATAAACCTGCTGAAAAGAAGAGAGGAAGAACTCCTTCAGAGCCAGGAGAAGTCCACCAAGGACCTGGCTGAGAAACAACAGAGCTGGGAGAGTGAGAAACAAGGCATGAAGAGTGTAGTGGAAAAGACAAACTACCAGGCCGCTAGAAACCACACCTTGGAGAGCGAAAAGCAAAAGATGGAATGGAAAGTGAAAGGGGTGATGAAGCACAACAGTCAGCAGACCTTTAGAATCCACACCTTGGAGAAGGAAGTCCACAAGCTGGTGCTCCAGTTGAAAGAGCAGGGAGACAAGATCTCTGAAGACCAGCAACCGATGGAGACCAAACTAAAAGAGGTGTCTCAGGAAAAGGACAACCTGGCAAAGAAGAGCCTGAGCTGTGAGACGGAGCTCAAACAGGTGGAGGCCAAACTAAaacaggtggaggaggagaacgagCGTCTGGCAAAGAACAACAACAGCTCGGAGATGGATATCAACCAGCTGAAAGACCAGAtgagagagaaggaggaaaagTTCTTCAAAGACCTGGCCGAAAAACACCTGAGCTGGGAGACTACGTTAAAACAGGTGGAGGCCACATGCAAACAGGTGGAGAAGCAAAAGAATCACTTGGCCAAGATCAACAAAAGCTGGGAGACGGATGTCAAACAGCTGAAAGACAAAATGAGAGAGCAGGAGGAAAAGTTCTCAGAAGACCTGGCCGAAAATCACCTGAGCTGGGAGAGTGAGACACATCAGCTGGAGGACGAGAGGAGAGAGATGGAGACTACATTAACACAGGTGGAGGAATCCAAGAAGAAGCTGGCGGAGGAGAACCACAGCTTGGAGTTGGACGTCCAACTGAAGGACTCGCTAGTGAAGCAGTTTGAGAAAGACATGAAGGTGCAGGAGGAGAAGTCCTCCAAACAACACCAGAGCTGGGAAACCAAGGCCAGTTTGATGGAGACTGAAATAAAAGAGGTCACTCAGGAGAAAGAAGACCTGGCTCAGACACTTCAGAGCCAGGCGACTGAATTCAAAGAGATGCAGGCTCAGTTACATCAAGCAGAGGATGAGAACAACCTGAGCAGGGAGACAAAAGAGGAGATGAAGGAGCAGAAGGAGAAGTGCTCCAGAGACCTGAGCCAGAAACAGCAGAGCTGGGAGACCACGGTTCATCTGATGGAGACACAACTGGAGGAGGTGAAGGAGGACCTCGCTCAGACACGACTGAGCTGGGCGGCTAAAGAGAAGAAGATGGAGGACGAGAAGACACTTCTGGAGGACCTGTGTCTTCACATGAAGAATAAGAGCAGAGGATTATTCGCTCGCAGGAGGGCGACTGAGGAGAGGGACGCTATTTTGCAGAAGATGCTACGCAAGATGCAAGAGAAGGAGATGGGAAAGGAAGCAAAGGGGGAgaaagaggagaaggaggaggctgGACGTCAGTAG